Below is a window of Camelina sativa cultivar DH55 chromosome 11, Cs, whole genome shotgun sequence DNA.
tttaaaatttgaaatttaatttaaattttctttaaaaaaagatAGTTGTAAACCTAAAATGTCACATTAGACAAAGACACATTATACaacgtagtttttttttatttttggaaaaagacaCATTAGACAACGTAcgtagttgttttgtttgttaaccaATTTggtctctaaattttttttttaataaagagtAACAAATTTAACTCAAGTGGTTCGGTTGGCGCTTGATTTATCTATCAAGATGGTTCCATCTTTTCAAGACACAACTCAACTTAACTCAAGTGTGACAGATTTTGATCTTTTGTGATCGGAAAAGGAAGACACAGACACAAAGTAGTCGTCAGCATGTTGTTTACACAAAAACAATGAATCCGGTTTCACGATCTAACAGTTAGGTACATAATCCAAATTCCAAAGAGTCAAAGACaattaatactaattaattttccATATAACTAGTTTGACGAAATGAAGAGTTAAACCTTAACTAATCAAATCTCTTGTTGTTCTCTTTTTGACTCTGCTTTCTTCCTTTATCCAACtgatcaatgaaaaaaaaaacattttgttatcTCCAACTTTGGCAAAGCGTATAAAAGAAgcatgaacattttcatttagcAATGTAATACTCAATCTTTCCGTTGACTTGGCCGAAATGTAtccaaatgtatatatatatatatatattcctaagaAGAAAGACGAAAACCTGACTCAGGACATTGACCAAATATGGGTCCATTGTGCTTTTAGAACTAGAAGTCTAGAACTTAGAAATTGATGTAAAATTCAAAACGATAAGATCGTAAGTTGGATATAACTTATATTATACAAGTCAATCAAACCGAGACGGCTAGACAATGCAAGAGCTTCTGACGTAATCTGGGGACGGTATACAAAACATCAACCCACTCAGCTTTTCCCCAAACCCCACCTCCAACACGCTTTTCCAGCACGATCTGTGCGCCCCAAATATGCTTATTATCATTATCGAAACTATGGTTCCCGCACCCTTGCCAAATAAGTAAGAGTTTCCCTCCACAGCTAACCAATTTAGTTGTACTACCGTTCCAATCAAACCTATTCCTTAGTAAGTCTAGCCCTTTCACATTTTTCCACCCAAACTTTATGTCATACCAAAAGAACCCGCGGCGACCATTAGAGTCTCCATAGCAATACAATACATTCTCCATCACACATTCTGATCTCTCGATACCACCACATCCTTCCCACTTACTTTGTCTCTTCTTGTAGTAAGCATACATATTGATTCCACCCCCGGTGTGAATCTTCCTTTTTCGATATCTTCAAGTCTATAAGGAATGTACCAGTTACGTAACTCACTACCCGACGGGTCAGGGAGACGTTCCCAAGTCTGAGCCTTAATGTCGAATACCTCATCACATGATTCCACCCCAAGGCACCCTccaattacatatattttgccATCGTGTAAACTTGCCATGGCATTCATCCTGACTATATTCATGCTAGGTGCATCGCGCCAAGTGTGAGTACAACAATCAAGCACCCGAACAGCGGAGGACGGTGCATAGTCTACTGGTCCGCCAATTACATAAATGTCTGAACCAAGACATTGACGAAACTGTGGATCCAATTTTCCAAAGTTAAGGATTGATATTTTGTCCCTATATGTTATGCAGATACTgttatttaatttgaacttgAAGACTGATGTTGAAttccaaaaaaagttaaaacgacTGAACATACCTTGGATACAAGTCAATCAAACCGAGACAACAAAACAACGCCAGAGCTGACATGTTCTGGGGACACTATGCACAAAATCAACCCACTCAACATTTCCTCCATCACGCTTTTGCAACCCAATTTCCCCACACCAAATATTTATCCAATTAGTATTATTGGGATTGAAGTTCGTACATCCTTCCCAAAGAAGCAACAGTTTCCCACCAAAGCTAACTACTCTAGCTATACGTCCACCATTTTTGGCACCACTCCTCTTATAAGTTATACTTGTCTTTTAATGATTCtaaccctttaacttctttccATGCACCAGACTTAATGTCTTCGTTCATAGGAGTAGGATACATTCTCTATCACACATTTCGACATCGGAAACGTTGCAATCACACCTTTACCATATTCCCATTTACCTTGTTTTGTGTCATAAGCATACATCATCTTGTCTCTACTACCAAAGTAAATCTTTCCATCGATCTTTTCGATTCTATAAATGTAACACTTGCGTACCTCAGTACCCGGATCGGGGTGGCATGCCCAAGTCTGAGTCTTTGTATCATATACTTTCGCCCATGATTCATTCTCTAATACTTGGCGACCTCCCATTACATAGATTTTTCCATCGTCGACATATGTCATCGGAAGCATCCGGGGTACGATCATGCTAGGGACATCACGCCAAGTGTTACTGCGACAATCGAGGACCCGCACAGCTGAGGACACTTGATTCTAGCAAGTGGAGCAGAAGGATTTAAACATCCAATAACAgtatactaggtaacaacccgcattATGTGCCAGATAAatagatttaaagaaaattattataagtattatcctaaaactaatatatatttctgtcaaatataatatctaactaaagttttttatttatttattcaaagccGCGTTTTTCATGTAAAAGATATGTTTCACTCGTGAAATCTTTAAATGTGTAAGAGGTTTTATGTTAGAGaagatattgataaaatgttactatttattgcaacatgtcttttgtgtggtttaaaaaccaagttcatattttcttatgttttattttgtaatcataacaattttgcatgtttcttatttaatcataacaacatatactaaattactcggtagtttaattatttaattttattatatgttagtaacaatcgaattctaaactaaattttctgaagataatctaatttattgatttaatatttttgattagtctatttaaatattttgagttagttggtttgttaatattttctataaatgacagattattaccaaaaaaaacattatgaaaaaattaaatgaattccAAAATCAACTTATTCGTGTAATAATACATTTCACCCATGAAATATGTGAACATGGTAAAgagaatatttataaaatattataatttatggcaatatgtatttttgtatgttttaaaaatcaaatttatatttatggtttatcgagtaactataacaattttgcataatctaataataactcgtattaaatatattatgattttttttggatactaagttttctttataatgataagggttattgtctcattcctttttaatatcacataaatgaatatacaattagaacatatatttctatttggttatcaatatttctatttttaatgaataatcacactaaatgttgagattaattagtttacatacttagatatatatatatatataatcacacatcatgatatcccctaatttgttgtcatttttatatttttttatgaatatatataaatctatatttattgggaattaagtttcttttaatgagttggagataattcagggataaaatacttctttttataatcaattataatagctattgaaagcttgttatttaaattattatgataataatactaacataaaaataatatttcgtttttatatgattatgttaataagttatatgttcgttatttttattaaatttatattaattgatatgtttttataacctttttagaatattttacttatattgattttaagaaatcaatataactttgacttgtatatttgaattgtttttttttttaaatataatgatatGTTAATATAggtaagtagaaaatttaaagatattttgctaaaaagtgCACAGAGCTCTCTAGTAGCGACacatgtttctctattaatatatactaggttttaccccgtggtacaccacgggtctattattttgttgatatatatactgttaacggttgtaggtagagttttatagaaactcttgattcgcaaggttagaatatacattttacgatttgttagttatgatttaggaatgaatgatctggcatattcttattatgattctcaattgatattattggattaatagtgtacatttaaagctaataagatcttaccaaatatgtaatcgtttcgcaaattagatatttcttaagatgtattcatcttgaattagttgatatattataatgatgtgattaagaggatgtgattacataaattaggttatcaattctttttgtcaaattcGGTTCTAAAAATTCGGtatgcaaattagatatttcctaagttacaatgggcattaattggatgtaaataagtatgttatggattaaaaaccggcccaaaatattcgacaatcttaaggaggatccggataattgaatcggttataattttagctaaaaacccgacccgaagttggcaaaaagtgatagcaccctattgtactccaaaaatgtattccgagctctatatgtggatatacatGTTTAgttacaaatatcctaagataatttttaatatatattcgtttataaaaattaaaatcacattatatgctgaataaaatctaaaattttattaattttatgtattgaatagtaattaaaatgattaaatttaatgttaataaaaatgaaagaaaaattatattttaatctaacatatttatttaaattagatagatattttttaggaaattaatattatcaaataaggaaatgattgtgtttggttgtaaggattgtaaagaatttagttgagacttgtttggatacaaagataagagaagatggcacaaaaatgtacttcaaaaatgttaagatagactAGGTTTTatcccgtggtacaccacgggtctattattttattgatatgaTATTGTAATAGTTTAGTGGTGCTTGTAGTCGATGGTAAattgcatttatatatatattgttaacggTTGTAGATAGGTTTTGTATAAACTCTTGATTCGTAAGTTGAGAATACAGTAGAagctctataaattaatactctttaaattaatactcgctataaattaataaatttttctagtcccgagttgggccggtgtaaaaaatgacacaattcgataaaataatatgataatacttttttttgaaatcctatgtaaaaatatagtcccatcaatatcataaattaataatgatataaactatatatatatatatatatatatataagaaaatttagtgaaatatggctctattgttgtttgtctattcttgaatttgcattcttgttagAGCTCTTCTATAATTTTTGTCATTGCATCAAAAACAATTTGTATTGTTTTCTCAAATTGTATCCAAAAATTATAGAGCGTCTTACACGCGACAGTTGCTTCTTTACGGGTAATTGGTTATAAAGNGGATTGTaaagaatttagttgagacttgtttggatacaaagataagagaagatggcacaaaaatgtacttcaaaaatgttaagatagactAGGTTTTatcccgtggtacaccacgggtctattattttattgatatgaTATTGTAATAGTTTAGTGGTGCTTGTAGTCGATGGTAAattgcatttatatatatattgttaacggTTGTAGATAGGTTTTGTATAAACTCTTGATTCGTAAGTTGAGAATACAGTAGAagctctataaattaatactctttaaattaatactcgctataaattaataaatttttctagtcccgagttgggccggtgtaaaaaatgacacaattcgataaaataatatgataatacttttttttgaaatcctatgtaaaaatatagtcccatcaatatcataaattaataatgatataaactaaatatatatatcaatatcataaattaataatgatataaactatatatatatatatatatatatataagaaaatttagtgaaatatggctctattgttgtttgtctattcttgaatttgcattcttgttagAGCTCTTCTATAATTTTTGTCATTGCATCAAAAACAATTTGTATTGTTTTCTCAAATTGTATCCAAAAATTATAGAGCGTCTTACACGCGACAGTTGCTTCTTTACGGGTAATTGGTTATAAAGATACCATAATATCTTCTTTGACTTCATCATGAAGAATAGTAACAACAGTTTCTTCTAAACTATGAACTTttaaacatttatcattttcactttgataatctagtaaactatTGACATCAATCATATTACGatagccaaaattataaattaagaaatataaaagtgtgaattataacaaaaatatcttatttttaatcgaaaatattcaaaactatgaaaataaaaatctcttcattaatttattgataaatgaataattattaatttatcgataaattaaaacctctataaattaataaggtcgggaccacaatattttattaatttatagaggttttactgtatacattttatgatttggttagttatgatttaggaatgaatgatatgtcatatttttattttgattctcagttgatattattggattaatagtgtacatttaaagctaataagaacttagcaaatatgtaatcgtttattaaacgcatATTAGATATTtactaagatgtattcatcttgaattagttgctatattatagggatgtgattacagaatttgtgttatcaattctttttgtcaaactcagtCCTAAAAATTCGGCATGTAAATTAGATCTTTTCTCagatacaatgggcattaattGGCATTAATTGAATGTAAATAAGTACATTATGGATTAAAAACCAGCCCAAAATATTCAgtaatcttaaggaggatccgggtaattgaatcggttataattttagttaaaaatctgacccaaagttggcaaaaagccaaaaagtgatggcaccctattgtactttaaaaatgtattttgagctctatatgtggatatacttgtttggttataaatatcctaagaaattttttaaaatatatatccgtttataaaaattcaaatcacatcatatgctgaaaaaaatctaaaattttattaactttatgtattaaatagtaattaaaataattaaatataaaattaaataaaagtgcaaggagaattatattttaatctaacatattgatttaaattaggtagatagtttttaggaaattaatattatcaaataaggaaatgattgtggttggttgtaaggattgtatataatttagttgaaacttgtttggatacaaagataagagaggatgatacaaaaatgtacttcaaaaatgttaagatagatagaGATATATTACAGTAATAAAAGgggatttaaaaataatttatctaataatatatggaaaaaaaaatcaatctgataatattagattttagaaaactttttaacTTGATTGAATACATTCCTTTAATTTGGGGGTAAagaactaaaatatttaaataatgagatctaattaattaatcaaagaGAAATTTGGTATTTATTAAACCGAGATCACTTTAGGGATTTGTTTCACTATATATTGTGTATAACCCTTGCTTTCAAAAAGACAATCGCACGAAACCATCACAATTTCACAAGGTCCCGAtcacttcttctttgttcttgttatgATGATATCTCTTATCCGATCACTGtctgttttgatttatttcgaTTCGATTGCTTGTTTTTCAGTTTAAGGGATTTCGTAGTTTTGAAAGTCATATTAGCAAGGGATAATATATATGGATGGTGACAATAATAATCATGGAGCTCCTCATCCTGTTTCTATAGAACAGAAGAAGATGTGCTTAGATTTCATGAGGAAAGCATATGCGATGGTAGATGATCCTTCGACGGATTTGATAATCTCGTGGGGATTTAACCGTGATAGTTTCATAGTCTGGCATCCTCCTGAATGCTACAGAGACCTTCTTCCTCGTCTCTTGGGTGTCCCAGACTTCTACAGATTTCGACTATATGTAAGTCACTCAGTTAATTTTAGTTACTTGTTCTTCTTTATAACATTGTAAAAATTGGGGCCAAATTAAAAcatctttgtgtgtgtgtgtgtatatataaacaaacgGGGGATGGCATTGGCAGGGGTTTAAAAAGGTTGTCTCGTCGGTACATTTGGAATATGCAAGGGATGATTTTGTTAAAGGGCGACCTGAGCTTTTGGAAAAGATTGGCCAAAGCTTCCTTGAAGAAcgtgagaagaagatgaagccaCTTAGAGATGCGATGAGAAATTGCAAGAACATGGATGAGGAACGTTTAGTCACCAAGGAGTGGATGGCGACACTGGAAAGGGAGAGAAGAGTCCAAGTcgataaagattttttaaaggaTGCTGATCTTCTTTTGCTACGCATCTCTAAGTATAAGGAGAGAAGGGCCAAATCTTTTACCAGATTTGGTGGATATTATTAAAGAAATCTcttttttgatttctctctACCAAATGAGAattcatttatttgtttctagTAAAAAAGTATATTTGCAAATTTAATTTGTTCTAATTTGTTCTGTTGCATATGAAGTTTAAGATTATTTGTAGAGGCTGCAACACAAGCATATTTTCCAAAGATGATTCATTTGGTATTTGTGATTGCCCAGCATTCTCCAAAACTAAATGCTACATTAGATCTTAATAGGTGCAGATGTCTCCTAATGTAGCTAGGGCAAAAATTGATAAAGCTTTAGCAAATGAGAGGTCGAGGATTTTATGCAGAATGTATAGCATTCGAaagggagagaagagaagaagctttaCCAAAACATGTTGAGAATCAATTACAACTTGTAGTGGATAGCCTCAACAATTTGATCAATCTTGCTGATGTTTGAGTTAAAAGTTGCAACATATATATTCATGAATAATCTCATATCTATTTTTCATTTGTTGCATAAATTTCTTTCATCTATCTAATGAGATCTTTAGTGTTGTGTAACTTATGAATACTCTCTACCGTACTTATTACTCTTTGGtctcaaagttttgtttttctttatgttttaaaaatctccgcATGATTACGTCTCGTAAAATCGATAGACCCACCCTTTCCGCCTCGATTTTATCATAGATTATCTGATTATATTTGTCTAATTTGAATATAACCCGTCTAATCCGATCACTTTCCACTTAATTTTATGTATACTGATTATTCTCTTAAATAGCGATGATGATCTACGTGCTATTTTGTGTATACTGATTATTCTCTTAACTGACACAAACCGTGATCTTCgctatttttgttgttgttgattgttcgCTTATTTGCATTCGTTTCGTTTGTGTTAATTTAGTTTGGTTCGAATGATGTACTTAGGGCTGATATAAAATGGATGGTGAGAATA
It encodes the following:
- the LOC104727931 gene encoding heat stress transcription factor A-4a-like yields the protein MDGDNNNHGAPHPVSIEQKKMCLDFMRKAYAMVDDPSTDLIISWGFNRDSFIVWHPPECYRDLLPRLLGVPDFYRFRLYGFKKVVSSVHLEYARDDFVKGRPELLEKIGQSFLEEREKKMKPLRDAMRNCKNMDEERLVTKEWMATLERERRVQVDKDFLKDADLLLLRISKYKERRAKSFTRFGGYY